A single genomic interval of Oryctolagus cuniculus chromosome 19, mOryCun1.1, whole genome shotgun sequence harbors:
- the NFATC2IP gene encoding NFATC2-interacting protein yields MAEPARRRGRRPRGGGVGRGARGSHGGRRRRPRVPQSPAQRSVDPVLVDLVSDSDEDVLEVATARGVADPVEVPPAEPPVAAAPGDDSDSEGSDARAAGPPRAVVRRRRRLLLDPADAPVVPVYSGKVQSSLHLIPDHLSLLKLYPEGDEDEADTADPGSSQLEDSLVTSSPWKKKLRSQDKEEEKKEEVFLVQDTSPLPAAPPRSKSRKHTQALRKLREVNKRLQDLRSTLSPKQHRAPGPPSPDDEVVVVEGPVLPDNPRLFPLKIRCRAEVVRLPVRMSEPLQSVVDHMAAHLGVSPSRILLLFGETELSPTATPRTLKLGVADIIDCVVLASSSEATEASQQLQLRVQGKEKHQTLEVSLSPASPLKTLMSRYEEAMGLSGHKLSFFFDGTKLSGKELPADLGMESGDLIEVWG; encoded by the exons ATGGCGGAACCGGCGAGGAGACGGGGTCGGAGGCCCCGAGGCGGAGGTGTCGGCCGAGGGGCCCGGGGGTCCCATGGCGGCCGGAGACGGCGTCCTCGAGTCCCGCAGTCCCCAGCCCAGCGCAGTGTGGACCCGGTGCTCGTGGACTTGGTCAGCGATAGCGACGAGGATGTCCTGGAGGTCGCAACGGCGCGCGGTGTCGCCGACCCGGTCGAGGTCCCGCCCGCGGAGCCCCCGGTGGCGGCCGCGCCCGGGGACGACAGCGACAGTGAAGGGTCTGACGCGAGGGCTGCGGGGCCCCCGCGGGCCGTGgtcaggcggcggcggcggctgctacTGGATCCAGCGGACGCGCCGGTGGTCCCCGTGTACTCCGGCAAG GTGCAGAGCAGCCTCCACCTGATCCCAGATCACCTGTCCCTCCTGAAACTCTACCCTGAGGGGGATGAGGACG AGGCGGACACGGCCGACCCTGGCAGTTCCCAGCTTGAGGATTCCCTGGTGACCAGCTCTCCGTGGAAGAAGAAGCTGAGGAGTCAGgataaggaggaagagaagaaagaggaggtgTTTCT GGTACAGGACACCTcccctttgcctgcagcaccgccGAGGAGCAAAAGCAGAAAGCACACTCAGGCACTCAGGAAGTTaag GGAAGTGAACAAGCGCCTCCAAGATCTGCGATCCACCCTGAGTCCCAAGCAGCACCGGGCCCCGGGCCCCCCGAGCCCAGACGATGAGGTGGTTGTCGTGGAGGGGCCCGTCCTCCCGGACAACCCCCGACTCTTCCCGCTCAAGATCCGGTGCCGGGCCGAGGTGGTCAGGTTGCCCGTGAGAATG TCGGAGCCCCTACAGAGCGTGGTGGACCACATGGCCGCCCATCTTGGGGTGTCCCCAAGCAGGATCCTCCTGCTCTTTGGAGAGACGGAGCTGTCCCCTACCGCCACGCCGAGGACCCTGAAGCTTGGCGTGGCTGACATCATCG ACTGTGTGGTGCTGGCAAGTTCTTCGGAGGCCACGGAGGcgtcccagcagctccagctgCGGGTGCAGGGGAAGGAGAAGCACCAGACGCTGGAGGTCTCGCTGTCCCCA gCCTCTCCCCTCAAGACCCTCATGTCCCGCTACGAGGAGGCCATGGGACTCTCAGGACACAAGCtctccttcttctttgatggGACAAAGCTTTCAGGCAAGGAGCTGCCTGCCGATCTGGGCATGGAGTCTGGGGACCTCATTGAGGTCTGGGGCTGA
- the SPNS1 gene encoding protein spinster homolog 1 isoform X2, translated as MAGSDTAPFLSQADDPDDGPGSGPAGLPGSVGSPKAGEPQVPDREGLQRITGLSAARSALVVAVLCYINLLNYMDRFTVAGVLPDIEQFFGIGDSSSGLIQTDQRSRMLSVFYFAIPVGSGLGYIAGSKVKDVAGDWHWALRVTPGLGVVAVLLLFLVVREPPRGAVERHSNSPPLNPTSWWADLRALARNPSFVLSSLGFTAVAFVTGSLALWAPAFLLRSRVVLGETPPCLPGDSCSSSDSLIFGLITCLTGVLGVGLGVEISRRLRRSNPRADPLVCAAGLLGSAPFLFLSLACARGSIVATYIFIFIGETLLSMNWAIVADILLYVVIPTRRSTAEAFQIVLSHLLGDAGSPYLIGLISDRLRRSWPPSFLSEFRALQFSLMLCAFVGALGGAAFLGTAMFIEGDRRRAQLHVQGLLAEAGPADDRIVVPQRGRSTRVPVSSVLI; from the exons ATGGCCGGGTCCGACACCGCGCCCTTCCTCAGCCAGGCGGATGACCCGGACGACGGGCCGGGGTCCGGCCCCGCGGGGTTGCCGGGGTCCGTGGGGAGCCCGAAGGCCGGGGAGCCGCAGGTCCCCGACCGGGAGGGGCTGCAGCGCATCACGGGCTTGTCTGCGGCTCGTTCGGCTCTCGTCGTGGCCGTGCTCTGCTACATCAACCTCCTGAACTACATGGACCGCTTCACCGTCGCGG GCGTCCTGCCCGACATTGAGCAGTTCTTCGGCATCGGAGACAGCAGCTCCGGCCTCATCCAGACCG ACCAGCGGAGCCGTATGCTCAGCGTGTTCTACTTCGCCATTCCCGTGGGCAG TGGCCTGGGTTACATTGCAGGCTCCAAGGTGAAGGACGtggctggggactggcactgGGCTCTGCGG GTGACACCGGGTCTTGGAGTGGTGGCCGTCCTGCTGCTGTTCCTGGTAGTGCGAGAGCCACCACGGGGAGCCGTGGAGCGCCACTCAAATTCGCCACCCCTGAACCCCACATCGTGGTGGGCGGATCTGAGGGCTCTGGCAAGAAA CCCTAGTTTCGTCCTATCCTCCCTCGGCTTCACGGCTGTGGCCTTCGTCACCGGCTCCCTGGCCCTCTGGGCTCCTGCATTCCTGCTACGTTCCCGGGTGGTCCTGGGGGAGACCCccccctgccttcctggagaCTCCTGCTCTTCCTCAGACAG CCTCATCTTTGGGCTCATCACCTGCCTCACTGGGGTCCTGGGTGTGGGCCTGGGTGTGGAGATCAGCCGCCGCCTGCGCCGCTCCAACCCGCGGGCCGACCCCCTGGTCTGTGCCGCCGGCCTCCTGGGCTCCgcacccttcctcttcctgtccctcGCCTGTGCCCGCGGGAGCATCGTGGCCACTTAC ATCTTCATCTTCATCGGAGAGACTCTGCTGTCCATGAACTGGGCCATTGTGGCGGACATTCTGCTG tacGTGGTGATCCCCACACGACGCTCCACCGCCGAAGCCTTCCAGATCGTGCTGTCCCACCTGCTGGGCGACGCTGGGAGCCCCTACCTCATCGGCCTG ATCTCCGACCGCCTCCGCCGCAGCTGGCCGCCATCTTTCCTGTCCGAGTTCCGGGCCCTGCAGTTCTCGCTCATGCTCTGCGCCTTCGTCGGGGCGCTGGGCGGGGCCGCCTTCCTGGGCACCGCCATGTTCATCGAGGGTGACCGCCGGCGGGCGCAGCTGCACGTGCAGG GTCTGCTGGCCGAGGCAGGGCCCGCAGATGACCGCATCGTGGTGCCGCAGCGTGGCCGCTCCACCAGGGTCCCCGTGTCCAGTGTGCTCATCTGA
- the SPNS1 gene encoding protein spinster homolog 1 isoform X1 → MAGSDTAPFLSQADDPDDGPGSGPAGLPGSVGSPKAGEPQVPDREGLQRITGLSAARSALVVAVLCYINLLNYMDRFTVAGVLPDIEQFFGIGDSSSGLIQTVFISSYMVLAPVFGYLGDRYNRKYLMCGGIAFWSLVTLGSSFIPRERFWLLLLTRGLVGVGEASYSTIAPTLIADLFVADQRSRMLSVFYFAIPVGSGLGYIAGSKVKDVAGDWHWALRVTPGLGVVAVLLLFLVVREPPRGAVERHSNSPPLNPTSWWADLRALARNPSFVLSSLGFTAVAFVTGSLALWAPAFLLRSRVVLGETPPCLPGDSCSSSDSLIFGLITCLTGVLGVGLGVEISRRLRRSNPRADPLVCAAGLLGSAPFLFLSLACARGSIVATYIFIFIGETLLSMNWAIVADILLYVVIPTRRSTAEAFQIVLSHLLGDAGSPYLIGLISDRLRRSWPPSFLSEFRALQFSLMLCAFVGALGGAAFLGTAMFIEGDRRRAQLHVQGLLAEAGPADDRIVVPQRGRSTRVPVSSVLI, encoded by the exons ATGGCCGGGTCCGACACCGCGCCCTTCCTCAGCCAGGCGGATGACCCGGACGACGGGCCGGGGTCCGGCCCCGCGGGGTTGCCGGGGTCCGTGGGGAGCCCGAAGGCCGGGGAGCCGCAGGTCCCCGACCGGGAGGGGCTGCAGCGCATCACGGGCTTGTCTGCGGCTCGTTCGGCTCTCGTCGTGGCCGTGCTCTGCTACATCAACCTCCTGAACTACATGGACCGCTTCACCGTCGCGG GCGTCCTGCCCGACATTGAGCAGTTCTTCGGCATCGGAGACAGCAGCTCCGGCCTCATCCAGACCG tgtTCATTTCCAGTTACATGGTGTTGGCACCTGTGTTTGGCTACCTGGGTGACAGGTACAATCGGAAGTATCTCATGTGTGGGGGCATTGCCTTCTGGTCCCTGGTGACACTGGGGTCATCCTTCATCCCCAGAGAG CgtttctggctgctcctcctgaCCCGGGGCCTGGTGGGGGTCGGGGAGGCCAGTTACTCCACCATCGCCCCCACGCTCATCGCCGACCTCTTCGTGGCAGACCAGCGGAGCCGTATGCTCAGCGTGTTCTACTTCGCCATTCCCGTGGGCAG TGGCCTGGGTTACATTGCAGGCTCCAAGGTGAAGGACGtggctggggactggcactgGGCTCTGCGG GTGACACCGGGTCTTGGAGTGGTGGCCGTCCTGCTGCTGTTCCTGGTAGTGCGAGAGCCACCACGGGGAGCCGTGGAGCGCCACTCAAATTCGCCACCCCTGAACCCCACATCGTGGTGGGCGGATCTGAGGGCTCTGGCAAGAAA CCCTAGTTTCGTCCTATCCTCCCTCGGCTTCACGGCTGTGGCCTTCGTCACCGGCTCCCTGGCCCTCTGGGCTCCTGCATTCCTGCTACGTTCCCGGGTGGTCCTGGGGGAGACCCccccctgccttcctggagaCTCCTGCTCTTCCTCAGACAG CCTCATCTTTGGGCTCATCACCTGCCTCACTGGGGTCCTGGGTGTGGGCCTGGGTGTGGAGATCAGCCGCCGCCTGCGCCGCTCCAACCCGCGGGCCGACCCCCTGGTCTGTGCCGCCGGCCTCCTGGGCTCCgcacccttcctcttcctgtccctcGCCTGTGCCCGCGGGAGCATCGTGGCCACTTAC ATCTTCATCTTCATCGGAGAGACTCTGCTGTCCATGAACTGGGCCATTGTGGCGGACATTCTGCTG tacGTGGTGATCCCCACACGACGCTCCACCGCCGAAGCCTTCCAGATCGTGCTGTCCCACCTGCTGGGCGACGCTGGGAGCCCCTACCTCATCGGCCTG ATCTCCGACCGCCTCCGCCGCAGCTGGCCGCCATCTTTCCTGTCCGAGTTCCGGGCCCTGCAGTTCTCGCTCATGCTCTGCGCCTTCGTCGGGGCGCTGGGCGGGGCCGCCTTCCTGGGCACCGCCATGTTCATCGAGGGTGACCGCCGGCGGGCGCAGCTGCACGTGCAGG GTCTGCTGGCCGAGGCAGGGCCCGCAGATGACCGCATCGTGGTGCCGCAGCGTGGCCGCTCCACCAGGGTCCCCGTGTCCAGTGTGCTCATCTGA
- the CD19 gene encoding B-lymphocyte antigen CD19, with protein MPPPLLLAFLLFLTLGRVRPQKLLQVEMEEGSDAVLPCLQDPPDGPPERLIWSRDSQGPFLELSPGSPGLGIHVGRLGILLLIFNVSNEMGGFYLCQPAPPSQQAWQPGWTVSVEGSGELFRWNASDLGGPGCGLGNESSSSQPYVWDRDHPKEWDMGPACASPRGDLNQSSSLDLTVAPGSTVWLSCGVPPASVATGPVSWAHIHPTKPNILLPSLNLTAESPAREMWVLGPVLMLPQVTAVDAGMYVCRRGNLTTEIHVTITVRPAIWHWLQRKSGWIVPVVALLYLIFCLGCLVSFLHLRRALILRRKRKRMTDPTRRFFKVTPPAGNGAQSQYGNVLSLPTPTSGTGRAQRWAASLGGAAAPYGHPLSDVQEAGAAGSRSLPRASPEEEEGEAYEEPDSEADSEFYENDSNPAQDQLSQDGSGYENPEEEPSGPEDDDSFSNAESYENEDEELAPPVTRTADFLSPHGSAWDPSREAVSLGSQSYEDMRGILYAAPQLRSSRPGPSYEEDADSYENMDNPDGPEPAWGAGGHGGTWSTR; from the exons ATGCCACCTCCTCTCCTGCTcgccttcctcctcttcctgacCCTGGGGAGAGTCAGGCCCCAGAAACTACTGCAGGTGGAGATGGAAG AGGGAAGTGATGCTGTGTTGCCGTGCCTCCAGGACCCCCCGGATGGTCCCCCTGAGCGGCTGATCTGGTCTCGGGACTCCCAAGGGCCTTTCCTGGAGCTGAGCCCCGGGTCCCCAGGCCTGGGCATCCATGTGGGGCGTCTTGGCATCTTGCTGCTCATCTTCAACGTCTCTAATGAGATGGGGGGCTTCTACCTGTGCCAGCCAGCGCCCCCCTCCCAGCAGGCCTGGCAGCCTGGTTGGACGGTCAGCGTGGAGGGCAGCG GGGAGCTCTTCCGGTGGAATGCTTCGGACCTAGGTGGCccaggctgtggcctgggcaatgAGTCTTCCAGCTCCCAGCCGTACGTGTGGGACAGAGACCACCCCAAGGAGTGGGACATGGGGCCTGCCTGCGCTTCCCCCAGGGGTGATCTGAACCAGAGCTCCAGCCTGG ACCTCACCGTGGCCCCTGGCTCCACTGTCTGGCTGTCCTGTGGGGTGCCCCCTGCCTCTGTGGCCACTGGCCCCGTTTCCTGGGCCCACATACACCCTACGAAGCCCAACATCTTATTGCCAAGCCTAAACCTGACCGCGGAATCCCCAGCAAGAGAGATGTGGGTCCTGGGGCCTGTTCTGATGCTGCCCCAGGTCACAGCTGTGGATGCTGGGATGTATGTCTGTCGCCGTGGCAACCTGACCACGGAAATTCACGTGACAATCACTGTCCGGCCAG caatATGGCACTGGCTGCAGAGGAAAAGCGGCTGGATTGTTCCAGTTGTGGCTTTGCTTTATCTGATCTTCTGCCTGGGCTGCCTGGTGAGCTTTCTTCACCTTCGGAGAG CCCTGATcctgagaaggaaaagaaagagaatgacgGACCCCACCAGGAG ATTCTTCAAAGTGACGCCCCCCGCAGGAAACGGGGCTCAGAGCCAGTATGGGAACGTGCTCTCTCTTCCCACGCCCACCTCTGGCACAG GACGCGCCCAGCGTTGGGCGGCAAGCCTGGGGGGCGCCGCCGCACCCTATGGACATCCGCTCAGCGACgtccaggaggctggagccgcGGGGTCCCGGAGCCTGCCAAGAGCCA GCccagaagaagaggaaggggaggcctACGAGGAGCCGGACAGTGAGGCGGACTCCGAGTTCTACGAGAACGACTCTAACCCGGCGCAGGACCAGCTCTCCCAAG ACGGCAGCGGCTATGAGAACCCCGAGGAGGAGCCGTCGGGTCCTGAGGACGATGACTCCTTCTCCAACG CCGAGTCCTATGAGAATGAGGATGAGGAGCTGGCCCCGCCGGTCACCAGGACAGCAG actTCCTGAGCCCCCACGGGTCTGCCTGGGACCCCAGCCGGGAAGCAGTCTCCCTTG GCTCCCAGTCCTATGAGGATATGAGAGGGATCCTGTACGCGGCTCCCCAGCTCCGCTCCTCACGGCCAGGGCCCTCTTATGAGGAAG ATGCAGACTCTTACGAGAACATGGACAATCCCGACGGGCCAGAACCAGCGTGGGGAGCAGGGGGCCATGGGGGGACCTGGAGCACTAGGTGA